A region of Lichenibacterium dinghuense DNA encodes the following proteins:
- a CDS encoding helix-turn-helix domain-containing protein, translating into MSPSIARALKHIEERFSEPITLHDLATVAGMNLFTMIKQFRHEVGSTPHRHLCAVRVQAAQALLSEGLTPAMAAIEVGFFDQSHLARHFKRHCGTTPGRYAASIPAAA; encoded by the coding sequence GTGTCGCCGTCCATCGCCCGCGCGCTGAAGCACATCGAGGAGCGCTTCTCCGAGCCGATCACGCTGCACGACCTCGCCACGGTCGCGGGCATGAACCTGTTCACGATGATCAAGCAGTTCCGGCACGAGGTCGGCTCCACGCCGCACCGCCACCTCTGCGCGGTGCGGGTCCAGGCCGCGCAGGCCCTGCTGAGCGAGGGCCTGACGCCGGCCATGGCCGCGATCGAGGTGGGCTTCTTCGACCAGAGCCACCTCGCGCGCCACTTCAAGCGGCACTGCGGCACCACGCCGGGCCGCTACGCCGCTTCGATCCCCGCCGCGGCATGA